GCTTGCCGCCCTGGCCGGCGTTGCGGCTGAAGGAGATCACTTCCAGGAAGTCTTCCTGGCGGGTGGCGTCAAGCTTGGAGTAGAGCAGGTCCAGGGTCAGCAGGGTGCCATCGGCCGGCTTGAACTGCACGGCGGCGGTCACACCCAGGCGGTCCTGGTCATGGGTCAGGCGGCCGTAGCGGGGCAGGCGGGGGTGGAAGTTTTCGGCCTTGCTGGCCTCGTTGTAGGCCGCGATATTGGCCGCGGTGTTGGCCAGGCGCAGCACGCCCTGGGCGGCGGGGCCGCAGGTGGTGGCGGTGGAGTTGCTCGGGTTGGCCGGGGTCACGCCCTGCGGGGCGCACCAGCCGCCGGAGGAGGGGCCGTTGTCCCAGCGCACGGTGCTGAAGCCTTCTTCCAGCACCTTGCGCTGCGAGTAGGCGCCCGAGATCAGCACGCCGAGCTTCTTGTCGGCAAAGGTGTTGGACAGCAGGAAGGCGGCGCGCGGCGTGGTTTTGCCGGACAGATCGTTGTAGCCGCCCTTGAGAGACACCATGCCGGTGAAGCCCTTCAGGTCGAAGGGCCGGGTGGTTTGCAGGTCCACCGTGGCGCCGAGCGAGCCTTCGTCCACATCGGCAGAGCTGCTCTTGCGCACGGTCAGCGAGTTGAACAGCTCGGAGGCGAAGACATTGAAGTCAAAGCCGCGTGAGCGGTTGGCGCCGCCCGAGCTGTCGGTACCGCCGGTGGTGGCCAGGCCTTCGATGCCATTGATGCGCACGCGGGTGAAATCCTGGCCCAGGCCGCGCACGGTGATGTTACGGCCCTCGCCGGCGTCGCGGTCGATCACCACGCCGGGCACGCGCTGCAGCGATTCGGCCAGATTGGTGTCGGGGAACTTGCCCATGTCCTCGGCCTTGATGACATCGACGATGCTGTTGTCATCGCGCTTGGCGCGCAGCGCACTTTCCAGCGAGGCGCGCAGGCCGGTGACGGTCACGGCTTCCAGGCTGGCCTTGGAGGGCGCGGCCGGGGCGGCCGGGGCGGCCTGGGTGGCGGCTGGCGGCGCGCTCTGCGCCTGGGCGCCGGCGGCCCAGGTGCTCAGGGCCGCCAGCGAGGCGAGCGAGAGCAGGCTGCGGCGGCAAGTGAATTGGGGCGTCTGCGGCGAAGCGGGGCGCGAGGTCATGGCTTGTCTCCAATGGTTTGGGGCGGCGTCGCTCGGTCGGGGCCGGCTGACGCTCTGATGCGGGGTTCGCACGAGCCGGCGCCGTCTGTGCGGCTTGGCCGGTTCGGTTCTGGCTTGGAGGGCGCACGCAGGGCACCGCTACATCGGGAGAGCCGGGGCGGGCCGCTGCAGTGCGGCCGCCTCCGGTGGCAGAGGCTTAGAGGTAGTCCTGCCGAGGCGGGGAAAACTGGTCGAGCAAGGTGCTGCCGGCTTCGAGGGCCACCACACCATGCGGGGTCAGGCGCGGCGCGGTGAAGGCATCACCGACGCGCAGAATCTTCTTGATGCCGGCCACATCGGCTTCGAACGAGCCGCTGACCACAAAGGCGATCTGGTCATGCGCATCATGGGCATGAACGCTGCCGATGGCGCCCTGGTCGAACTGCACCAGCACCGACATCAGCTCCGGCGTGTGGCCCACGATCTTGCGGCGGATGCCATCGCCCAGCTCGGTCCAGGCGCTGCTGGCGTTGTCGAAGTACGGTGTGCTCATCGGGGAGGTCTCCTGCTGCGGCGCGAACGGCCGTTTCACGCATCGATGGCTCAGACTATAGCGTTCCGCTTGATAAATGAAACAGCGGTTCACTAAATAGAAACCATAATTCCGGGAAAGTCCTGAGCTGCGTTAGGCTTGCACCCATTCGCAACGCCACAGGCCTTCTGCCTGGGCTTGCCACCCCCCCCCCGCACCCCGACCGCCGCCTGACGCGCGCGGCTTCGCCGGCCTCCCGCCCGACCGCTAGGACCCCAGCCATGGACATCCGCCAACCCATCCACAGCGAACACGCACGAACCCTGGACACCGAGGGCCTGCGCCGCCATTTCCTGGTCCAGGACCTGTTCCAGCCCGACCAAGCGACGCTGACCTACAGCCAGATCGACCGCATCATCGTCGGCGGCATCATGCCGGTCGGCCAGGCCGTGCGCTTCGCGCCCGAGCTGGGCAAGCACACTGGCACCGATTTCTTCCTGCAGCGCCGCGAGCTGGGCCTGATCAATATCGGCGGCGCCGCCCGCGTCAGCGTCGATGACCAGGTCTTCGAGATCGGCCCGCGCGAGGCCTTGTACGTGGGCCAGGGCGCCCGCGAGCTGGCCTTCAGCAGCGTGGACCCGGCGCAACCGGCCAAGCTCTACTTCAATTGCGCGCCGGCCCACACCGCCTACCCGCACCGCAAGGTGACGCTGGCTGAAGCCTCGCCCGAGACCCTGGGCTCGCCCGAGACCAGCAACCGCCGCACCATCTACAAATTCCTGGTGCCCGATGTGCTGCCCACCTGCCAGCTGCTGATGGGCATGACCCAGCTGGAACCCGGCAGCCTGTGGAACACCATGCCCTGCCACACGCACGACCGGCGCATGGAGGTGTACTTCTACTTCGACATGAACGAGAACGCCGCCGTCTTCCACATGATGGGCGAACCCAGCCAGACCCGGCACCTGGTGGTGCGCAACGAGCAGGCGGTGATCAGCCCGAGCTGGAGCGTCCACTCCGGCGTCGGCACCCAGGCCTACACCTTCATCTGGGGCATGGTGGGCGAGAACCAGGTCTTCAAGGACATGGACCATGTGCCCATGAGCGCGCTGCGCTGAACGCCACCTCACACGAAAGCACCCCATGATCCTCGATCAATTTCAACTGCAAGGCCGCGTGGCCATCGTCTCCGGCTGCAACACCGGCCTGGGCCAGGGCATGGCTGTGGCGCTGGCCGAAGCCGGGGCTGACATCGTCGGCGTCAACGTCACCGACCCGGCCGACACGCGCGCCCAGGTCGAAGCCACCGGCCGCCGCTTCCTCGACCTGCGCGCCAACCTCAGCGACATCGGCTGCATCGACGGCCTGCTCAACCAAGCCAAGAGCCTGACCGGCCGCGTCGACATCCTGGTCAACAACGCCGGCATCATCCGCCGCGAAGACGCCATCAAGTTCAGCGAAGCCGACTGGGACGATGTCATCGACCTCAACCTCAAGTCGGTGTTCTTCTTCTCGCAAGCCGTGGCGCGCTGTTTCATCGCCCAGGGCAGCGGCGGCAAGATCATCAATGTCGCCTCCATGCTGTCCTACCAGGGCGGCGTGCGCGTGCCCTCCTACACCGCCTCCAAGAGCGCGGTCATGGGCATCACCCGGGCCATGGCCAATGAATGGGCCAACCACGGCATCAATGTCAACGCCATCGCGCCCGGCTACATGGCCACCAACAACACCGCGCCGCTGCGCGCCGACGAAGGCCGCAGCGCCGCCATCCTGGAGCGCATCCCCGCCGGCCGCTGGGGCCTGCCCGAGGATCTGGCCGGGCCGGTGGTGTTTCTGGCCTCGAAAGCGTCCGATTATGTGAATGGTTATACCGTCGCCGTCGACGGCGGCTGGCTAGCCCGCTGAGTTGGACCCACCCGCAGGGCGCGACTGCGCCCTGCCCCCCCAACCGTCGCGACAGACGACGAGACCGCCGGAGACACGGTGTATGTATGAGAACAAGAAGCTGGGCTTTCTGTTCGTCCTGCCATTTTTGCTGGGCGTGCTGCTGTTCAAGCTGTTTCCCTTCGTGATGAGCCTGGCGCTCAGCTTCACGCAGTACGACATCATCAACCCGCCTGAGTTCGTCGGCCTGGACAACTACCGCGAGCTGGCCACGCAGGACCCACTGTTCCGCAAATCGCTGGGTGTGACCCTGCTGTTCGCCATGCTGGCCGTGCCGCTGCGCGTGGGCTTCGCGCTCTTCATCGCCCATGTGCTGAACTTCCGCATGCGCGGCATCAACTTCTTCCGCTCGGCTTTCTACCTGCCCTCCATCCTGGGCGGCTCGATCGCGGTGGCTGTGCTCTGGCGCTTCATCTTTTCCCAGCATGGCCTGGTCAATATCGCCCTGGGCAAGTTCGGTATCGAGCCGATCTCCTGGCTGGCCGACGAGCATTTTTCGATGTGGACCATCGTGCTGCTCTTCACCTGGCAGTTCGGCTCGGCCATGGTGATCTTTCTGGCAGCGCTGCAGAACGTGCCGATCGCGCTCTACGAGGCGGCCGAATGCGACGGCGCCAGCAAGCGCCAGCAGTTTTTCCGCATCACCGTGCCCCTGATCACGCCGGTGATCTTCTTCAACATGATCATGCAGATGGTGCACGCCTTCCAGGAGTTCAACGGCCCCTACATGATCACCGAGGGCGGGCCGCTGAGCTCCACCTATGTGCTGGCGCTCTACATCTACGACCAGAGCTTCCGCTTCTTCAACCTGGGCTACGGCGCCGCGCTGAGCTGGGTGCTGTTCGCCCTGGTGGCGGCCTTGAGCGGCCTGTCCTTCTGGAGCTCACGCTACTGGGTGTTCTACGCCGGTGAGAAGGAGAGCAAGCGATGAGCGGTGCCTCCGAACTGATCCTGGTGCGCGAGCGCGGCCGGCCCTGGCTGCGCTATCTGGCCCTGGGCGCCGTGGCCATCGTCATGCTCTACCCGCTGCTCTGGCTGGTGGGCGCTTCGTTCAAGAGCAACACCGAGATCTACACCGAGATCGGCTTCTGGCCGGCCCACTTCGATTTCGGCGCCTACGCCAAGGGTTGGAAGACCAGCACCGAATACACCTTCGCCACCTACTTTCTGAACAGCTTTCTGATCACCATCCCGCGCATCGTCGTGACGGTGATTTCCTGCGTGCTGGTCGCCTACGCCTTCGCCCGCTTTGAGTTCTGGGGCAAGAAGCTGCTGTTCTCGGTGATGGTGGGCACCATGATGCTGCCGCTCATCATCCTGCGCCTGCCGCAGTACCTGGTGTTCAAGGAGGTGGGCTGGCTGGATTCCTACCTGCCCCTGATCGTGCCCTCGGCCTTCGCCACCGACACCTTCTTCGTCTTCATGCTGGTGCAGTTCCTGCGCGGCATCCCGCGCGACATGGAAGAGGCCGCGCAGATCGACGGCTGCAACGCCCTGCAGCTGCTCTGGCACATCATCGTGCCCCTGCTCAAGCCGGCCATCATCTCGGTCATCGTCTTCCAGTTCATCTGGACCATGAACGACTTCATGGGCCCGCTGATCTACCTCTCCACGGTCGAAAAATACCCGGTCTCGCTGGCGCTGAAGATGAGCATCGGCGCCACCGAAGAGGTCGAGTGGGCCAGCGTCATCGCCATCTCCGTGCTGGCCCTGGTGCCCTCGGTGACGGTGTTCTTCCTGGCGCAGAAGCACTTCATCGAAGGCGCGACTTCGAGTGGGGTGAAGGGATGAGCGACATGGCCGCTGCGCCGCAAGACCGGACGGGCAGGTGCCTGCTGAAGCGAAGTCAAGGAGGAGGCGCGGGCCGCAGGCCCGCGACGGGGGACATGAGCGGAAGCAGGCGCCTGCCTGTCCGGTCACCCAGCTCCTGCAAGGAAAAACACGAGACGGAGACACACACGTGGCCCACCTGAGCCTGAAGAAAATCGAGAAGGTCTACCCCAATGGCTTCAAGGCCGTACATGGCGTGGACCTGGAAGTGCAGGACGGCGAGTTCATGGTCTTTGTCGGGCCCTCGGGCTGCGCCAAGTCTACGCTGCTGCGCATGATCGCCGGCCTGGAAACCATCTCGGGCGGCGAGCTGCAGATCGGCGGCCGGCGCGTCAACGATCTGGCGCCCAAGCAGCGCGGCATCGCCATGGTGTTCCAGAACTATGCGCTCTACCCGCATATGAAGGTGTACGACAACCTGGCCTTCGGCCTCAAGCTGGCGGGCACGCCCAAGGCCGAGGTCGACCAGCGCGTGCGCCAGGCCGCCCAGCTGCTGGAGATGGAGCATCTGCTGGACCGCTACCCCAAGCAGCTCTCCGGCGGCCAGGCCCAGCGCGTGGCCGTGGGCCGCGCCATCGTCAAGAAGCCCGAGGTCTTTCTCTTCGACGAGCCGCTCTCCAACCTCGATGCCAAGCTGCGCGCCTCCATGCGCGTGCGCCTGACCGAGCTGCACCGCACCCTGCGCGAATCGGGCCAGCCCGCCACCGTCATCTACGTGACCCATGACCAGGTCGAGGCCATGACCATGGGTCAGCGCATCTGCGTGCTCAAGGACGGCGTGATCCAGCAGGTGGACACACCCACCGCGCTCTACGACCGGCCGGCCAATGCCTTTGTGGCCAGCTTCATCGGCTCGCCCGAGATGAACATCCTCGAGGCCCAGCTGCAAGCCATCGGCGGAGATGCGGGCGAAGACGGCCTGGCCGTGCTGCTCGGCGGCCAGCGCCTGCCGCTGCCGCCGGCCAAGGCCGCACGCCTGCGCGGCCGCGCCGCCGCCATCAAGTTCGGCCTGCGGCCCGAACACATCAGCGCCCAGGCCCGGCCGCAAGGCGACAGCCTGGCCGTGCCGGCCACGCTGCGTTTCATGGAGCACATGGGCAGCGAAGTCTTCGTGCACCTGTCCATCGGTGATCAGCCGCTGACCGCGCGCGTGCCGGCCGACCAGCTCAACGGCCTGGCCGACAAGCGACGCGGCGACAGCCACCTGTTTCATCTGCAGATGGCCTGCGCCCACCTGTTCGACGCCGACACCGGCGCGAACCTGCTGCTGTGAAGCCCGCCCTGCTGCAACGGCGAACGGTGCTGGCCGCCGGCATGGCCGGTGCCGCCAGCAGCCTGCTGCCCGGCTGCTCGCCCACCGGGCCGGACGGCAGCGCCAGCACAGGCGCTCCGACCGTGCTGCGCTTTGCCTGGTGGGGCGGCGCCAGCCGGCATGAGGCCACGCTCAAAGCCGTGGCCGCCTTCGAGGCTGCGCACCCGGGCGTCAAGATCAAGTGCGAGTACATGGGTTTCAATGGGTATCTGGAGCGCCTGACGACCCAGATCGCCGGAGGCTCCGAGCCCGATCTCATGCAGATCAACTGGGCCTGGCTGGCCATGTTCTCCAAGCGCGGCAATGGCTTTGCCGACCTGCTGCAGCAGCGCCAGCACCTGGCCCTGGACCAGTTCGAAGCCGAAGACGTGCAGACCGGCATGGTGGCCGGCCACCTGAACGCCCTGCCGGTCAGCTACAGCGCCCGCGTGCTGCTCTGGAACCAGGCGGCGTTTGATCGCGCCAATATGGCCTTGCCCAAGACCTGGGAAGAGCTCTTCGCCGCCGGCGCCCTGATGCGCACCCGCCTGGGCCCCCAGGCCTACCCGCTGGACGGCGAGCTCTACGACATGATGCTGCTGTCGCAAAGCTATGTGCAGCAAAAGCACGGCACGCCCTACGTCGACCCAGCCTCACCGCGCGTGGCCATGGATTTCGCCGCCGCGCTGGACTGGGTGCGCACCTACCGCCGCCTGGTGGACGGCCATGTCGCCACGCCGCTGAAGCTGCGCGCCAGCCTGGGCGGCGCCGACAAGGCCACCGAGCAGCAGCAGGACTGGGTGGTCGGCAACTGGGCCGGCAACTACACCTGGGATTCCGTGATCGGCCTGCGCGCCGCCACCCTGGACAAGAAGCAGCGCCTGGTGCTGGGCGACTACCCGACCCTGCCTGGCGCCAAGAACAGCGGCATGTTCGGCCGCCCCACCGTGATGCTGGCCGTGGGCCGCAACAGCAAGAATGCCGCGCTGGCCGCCGAGCTGCTCAGTTATCTGCTGACCAGCCGCGAGGCGGCGCTGATCCTCGGCCGCACCCGCGGCGTGCCCGTCGCCAAGGCCCAGGTCGAGGTGCTGCTGGCCGCCAAGAAGCTGCCGCCGCTGGAGCTGCAAGCGCATGAGCAGATCCGCCAGCAGCGCGCGGCCGGCCAGATCGCCCTGCCGGCGCCCTTGTTCGAACATGCCCGCCTGCACAAATTCATGCGCGAGGTGTTCGAGACCATCGCCTACGGCAAGACCGGCGACGAAGACGCCGCGCGCCGCCTGATCACCGAGGGCAATGCCCTGCTGCAGCGCATCAAGTGACCCCGCCCCTGCCTGGAACGACCCGATGAAACGCACCGAACGCCAGCTCCACTTCACCGACTGCCCCCAGCTGCGCCTGAGCGCCAGCGAGGGCGGCCGCGTCACCCGCCTGACGCCGACCGACATCACCTGCCATCGCAACTACTTCTACCAGAAGTGCTTCACGAATGACGGCCAGCGCCTGATCTTCGGCGCCGAGTTCGGCCCGGGCACGGACTGGAACTACCACCTGCTGGACCTGCAAAGCCAGGTCGCCACCCAGCTCAGCGATGGTGCGGGTGAAAACACCTTTGGCGGCTTCCTCAGCCCCGACGACCGCCACCTCTACTTCGTGCGCGCCGAGCGCCAGCTGATCCGCCTGGACCTGGGCGACCTCAGCGAGGAGGTGGTCTACACCGTGCCCCAGGGTTGGGTCGGCTACGGCACCTGGGTGTCCAACAGCGCCTGCACGCAGATGGTGGGCATCGAGATCCATGCCGACGATTGGTTCCCCCTGTCCGACTGGCAGAAGTTCCACCAGATGTACCACGCGCAGCCGCGCTGCCGCCTGTTCCGCATCGACCTGGCCACCGGCGAGCGCCAGGTGATTCTCGAAAAGAAGGGCTGGCTCGGCCACCCGCAGTACCGCCCCTTCGACGACCACACCGTGGCCTTCTGCCACGAGGGCCCGCACGACCTGATTGACGCGCGCATCTGGTTCATCAACGAGGACGGCAGCGGCCTGCGCTGCGGCCGCGAGCACGAACCGGGCGAGAGCATCACGCACGAGTTCTGGGTGCCCGACGGCTCGTCCATGATGTTTGTCTCCTACCTGGAAGGCCAGACGGACCGCTGGATCTGCTCGCTCGACCCGGTGACGCTGGAAAGCCGCCGCCTCAGCGCCATGCCGCCTTGCTCCCACCTGATGAGCAATGGCGACGGCAGCCTGCTGGTGGGCGACGGCAGCGGCACGCCCACCGATGTGGCCAACACACGCGGCCACGAGATCCAGAACGACCCCTTCCTTCACCTTTTCGACCTGCGCGCCGGAAGCACCCGGCCCATCGCCCGGCACAACAGCTCCTGGCGCGTGCACAAGGGCAACCGCCAGGTCACCCACCCGCACCCCTCGTTCACGCCCGACCAGCGCCAGGTGCTGTTCAGCTCGGACGCGGAGGGCGAGCCGGCGCTCTATTTGGCTGATCTGGAGTGAAGGTACTACGTATGGGTCGAAGTGCACTTGCACTGGCCCTTGCCCTGCTGGCCGGCAGCGGGCAGGCCAACCCCAAGCTGCGTCCGCAGCTGAGCGAAGGCCAAGCCCGGCTGCACACCCGCGCCGCCCTCCTCGCGGATTGGCAGCCCGCAGCGGCGCCACCACTCGGCGAGCTGCCCGCCCATTTCAGCGTGGCGGCCGACGGCAGCGGCAGCCACCGCAGCCTTCAAGCGGCCATTGATGCCTTGCCCTCGCGCAACGCAGCATCCGTGGCCGGTGCGCCGACGCGTTACTTCATCCGCTTGGCGCCAGGCCGCTACGTCGAGAACGTCTGCATCCACGACAAGCCGCCGCTGACGATCTACGGCGCTGGCGAAGAACCCGGCGAGGTGCGCCTGGTGGCCGGCCGCTTTGCCGCCCAGCCGCGCGAGCCCGGCAGTGCCTCGCCCTGCTTTCCAGCCAGCAGCGCGGCCCGCCACGGCACGGCCGGCAGCGCCAGCGTGGCGGTGTTCAGCGACGAGGTCACGCTGCGCCATCTCAGCATCGTCAACAGCGCCCTGGACGGCGTGCGCGCCGGCCAAGGCTACCCGCCCGAGGTGGGCGAGGGCGGCGGCGCCCAGGCCGTGGCCTTGATGACGCGCGGTGACCGCATCGAGCTGGACCGGGTTCAGCTCTGGGGCCATCAGGACACCTTCTATGCCAGCCGCCGCCGTGAGGGTGAAAGTGAAGGCTCGGGCCTGAGCCGCGTCTGGGTCCATGACAGCCTGATCGCCGGCGATGTCGATTTCATCTTCGGCGATGCCCGCCTGCTGCTGGAGCGCTGCACCGTGCTCAGCCGCGCCGGGCGGCGCACGCCGGGCGAGGGCGGCATCGTGCTGGCGCCGAGCACGGCCGCGAACGAGCCCCTCGGCTTCATCGTGCAGGACAGCCGCTTCCTGGCCGAGCCCGGCCTGGCACCGGGCAGCGTCTGGCTCGGCCGCGCCTGGGACCAGGGTGTGGCCAAGGGCGAGTGGCGCGCCGGCCCCTCGGCACCGAATGGCCTGGCCGTGGTGCGCGAAAGCCGCATCGGCGCCCACATCCACGCACGGCGCGAGGGCGTCTGGGGCCCCTCCACCGCACGCCGGCCGCACCAGACCGAGGGCGAGGCCGCCAACCGCCTGCTCGAACACCGCAACCAGGATGTGCCATGAAGCCCCTCCGCCGCCGCCTTCTTCTCATCCTGCCGGCCTGCAGCTTGATCGCTTGCAGCGTGCTGCCGGTCGAGCGCGTCAGCACCGAACTCAGCCCCTGGGCCCGCAGCGTGCTGGCGCCTGGCGACGGCTGGGCCTCCTTGAACGGCGGCACGCGCGGCGGCGCCGATGCCGCCGCGGCCGATGTGTTCACCGTCAGCAGCCGCAGCGAGCTGCTGGCGGCGCTGGCTGGCCCGGCCCGGCCGCGCATCATCCAGGTGCGCGGCCGCATCGACCTCAGCGCCGATGCCCAGGGCCGGGCGCTGCAGGAAGAGGACTTCCGCGACCCGGCTTTCAGCTGGCCCGCCTTTGAAGCCGCCTACGCCCCGGCCACCTGGGGCAAGGTGCCACCGAGCGGGCCGATGGAAGAAGCGCGGCTGCGCTCGGCACGCCGGCAATCGGCCCACACCACGGTGCGCATTCCTTCCGACACCACCCTGGTCGGCCTGGGCCCGGAGGCCGGCTTCAAGAACGGCATGCTGCTGCTGGACGGGGTGCAGAACATCATCGTGCGCGGCCTGCATTTCTCCGATGCCTACGATTTCTTCCCCGCCTGGGACCCCAAGGACAATGCCAGCGGCGAGTGGAACTCCGAGT
This region of Paucibacter aquatile genomic DNA includes:
- a CDS encoding ABC transporter substrate-binding protein, which produces MKPALLQRRTVLAAGMAGAASSLLPGCSPTGPDGSASTGAPTVLRFAWWGGASRHEATLKAVAAFEAAHPGVKIKCEYMGFNGYLERLTTQIAGGSEPDLMQINWAWLAMFSKRGNGFADLLQQRQHLALDQFEAEDVQTGMVAGHLNALPVSYSARVLLWNQAAFDRANMALPKTWEELFAAGALMRTRLGPQAYPLDGELYDMMLLSQSYVQQKHGTPYVDPASPRVAMDFAAALDWVRTYRRLVDGHVATPLKLRASLGGADKATEQQQDWVVGNWAGNYTWDSVIGLRAATLDKKQRLVLGDYPTLPGAKNSGMFGRPTVMLAVGRNSKNAALAAELLSYLLTSREAALILGRTRGVPVAKAQVEVLLAAKKLPPLELQAHEQIRQQRAAGQIALPAPLFEHARLHKFMREVFETIAYGKTGDEDAARRLITEGNALLQRIK
- a CDS encoding ABC transporter ATP-binding protein, which encodes MAHLSLKKIEKVYPNGFKAVHGVDLEVQDGEFMVFVGPSGCAKSTLLRMIAGLETISGGELQIGGRRVNDLAPKQRGIAMVFQNYALYPHMKVYDNLAFGLKLAGTPKAEVDQRVRQAAQLLEMEHLLDRYPKQLSGGQAQRVAVGRAIVKKPEVFLFDEPLSNLDAKLRASMRVRLTELHRTLRESGQPATVIYVTHDQVEAMTMGQRICVLKDGVIQQVDTPTALYDRPANAFVASFIGSPEMNILEAQLQAIGGDAGEDGLAVLLGGQRLPLPPAKAARLRGRAAAIKFGLRPEHISAQARPQGDSLAVPATLRFMEHMGSEVFVHLSIGDQPLTARVPADQLNGLADKRRGDSHLFHLQMACAHLFDADTGANLLL
- a CDS encoding oligogalacturonate lyase family protein; this translates as MKRTERQLHFTDCPQLRLSASEGGRVTRLTPTDITCHRNYFYQKCFTNDGQRLIFGAEFGPGTDWNYHLLDLQSQVATQLSDGAGENTFGGFLSPDDRHLYFVRAERQLIRLDLGDLSEEVVYTVPQGWVGYGTWVSNSACTQMVGIEIHADDWFPLSDWQKFHQMYHAQPRCRLFRIDLATGERQVILEKKGWLGHPQYRPFDDHTVAFCHEGPHDLIDARIWFINEDGSGLRCGREHEPGESITHEFWVPDGSSMMFVSYLEGQTDRWICSLDPVTLESRRLSAMPPCSHLMSNGDGSLLVGDGSGTPTDVANTRGHEIQNDPFLHLFDLRAGSTRPIARHNSSWRVHKGNRQVTHPHPSFTPDQRQVLFSSDAEGEPALYLADLE
- a CDS encoding carbohydrate ABC transporter permease, yielding MYENKKLGFLFVLPFLLGVLLFKLFPFVMSLALSFTQYDIINPPEFVGLDNYRELATQDPLFRKSLGVTLLFAMLAVPLRVGFALFIAHVLNFRMRGINFFRSAFYLPSILGGSIAVAVLWRFIFSQHGLVNIALGKFGIEPISWLADEHFSMWTIVLLFTWQFGSAMVIFLAALQNVPIALYEAAECDGASKRQQFFRITVPLITPVIFFNMIMQMVHAFQEFNGPYMITEGGPLSSTYVLALYIYDQSFRFFNLGYGAALSWVLFALVAALSGLSFWSSRYWVFYAGEKESKR
- a CDS encoding cupin domain-containing protein is translated as MSTPYFDNASSAWTELGDGIRRKIVGHTPELMSVLVQFDQGAIGSVHAHDAHDQIAFVVSGSFEADVAGIKKILRVGDAFTAPRLTPHGVVALEAGSTLLDQFSPPRQDYL
- a CDS encoding pectinesterase family protein — translated: MGRSALALALALLAGSGQANPKLRPQLSEGQARLHTRAALLADWQPAAAPPLGELPAHFSVAADGSGSHRSLQAAIDALPSRNAASVAGAPTRYFIRLAPGRYVENVCIHDKPPLTIYGAGEEPGEVRLVAGRFAAQPREPGSASPCFPASSAARHGTAGSASVAVFSDEVTLRHLSIVNSALDGVRAGQGYPPEVGEGGGAQAVALMTRGDRIELDRVQLWGHQDTFYASRRREGESEGSGLSRVWVHDSLIAGDVDFIFGDARLLLERCTVLSRAGRRTPGEGGIVLAPSTAANEPLGFIVQDSRFLAEPGLAPGSVWLGRAWDQGVAKGEWRAGPSAPNGLAVVRESRIGAHIHARREGVWGPSTARRPHQTEGEAANRLLEHRNQDVP
- the kduI gene encoding 5-dehydro-4-deoxy-D-glucuronate isomerase — translated: MDIRQPIHSEHARTLDTEGLRRHFLVQDLFQPDQATLTYSQIDRIIVGGIMPVGQAVRFAPELGKHTGTDFFLQRRELGLINIGGAARVSVDDQVFEIGPREALYVGQGARELAFSSVDPAQPAKLYFNCAPAHTAYPHRKVTLAEASPETLGSPETSNRRTIYKFLVPDVLPTCQLLMGMTQLEPGSLWNTMPCHTHDRRMEVYFYFDMNENAAVFHMMGEPSQTRHLVVRNEQAVISPSWSVHSGVGTQAYTFIWGMVGENQVFKDMDHVPMSALR
- a CDS encoding carbohydrate ABC transporter permease; its protein translation is MSGASELILVRERGRPWLRYLALGAVAIVMLYPLLWLVGASFKSNTEIYTEIGFWPAHFDFGAYAKGWKTSTEYTFATYFLNSFLITIPRIVVTVISCVLVAYAFARFEFWGKKLLFSVMVGTMMLPLIILRLPQYLVFKEVGWLDSYLPLIVPSAFATDTFFVFMLVQFLRGIPRDMEEAAQIDGCNALQLLWHIIVPLLKPAIISVIVFQFIWTMNDFMGPLIYLSTVEKYPVSLALKMSIGATEEVEWASVIAISVLALVPSVTVFFLAQKHFIEGATSSGVKG
- the kduD gene encoding 2-dehydro-3-deoxy-D-gluconate 5-dehydrogenase KduD, with the translated sequence MILDQFQLQGRVAIVSGCNTGLGQGMAVALAEAGADIVGVNVTDPADTRAQVEATGRRFLDLRANLSDIGCIDGLLNQAKSLTGRVDILVNNAGIIRREDAIKFSEADWDDVIDLNLKSVFFFSQAVARCFIAQGSGGKIINVASMLSYQGGVRVPSYTASKSAVMGITRAMANEWANHGINVNAIAPGYMATNNTAPLRADEGRSAAILERIPAGRWGLPEDLAGPVVFLASKASDYVNGYTVAVDGGWLAR